A genomic region of Gossypium hirsutum isolate 1008001.06 chromosome D01, Gossypium_hirsutum_v2.1, whole genome shotgun sequence contains the following coding sequences:
- the LOC107936114 gene encoding transcription termination factor MTERF8, chloroplastic isoform X1, translating to MFYFMFRTSFLHGKQTIAASQSSNLVIFKRSIGLRLFSNSSNGHSFTVSYLTRKCGFSPELASRVSNFVRFETPEKPDSLIVFLENHGFSRTQIVNLIKRRPTLLLSDTEKTLLPKLEFLYSIGFSRLELAKLLSDYPTLLRFSLEKRIIPSFNLLRNLFQSDDKAIKSIKRYAGILVSDFEKSLLPNMNILRGIGVPESNILLQLHRKPRTLMFNPVRLEEIVEEVKRMGIDSSRKKFLVAVYAFRSMSKSTLEKKIDVYRRWGWSDQAINEAFRRYPMCMTVSEDKIMSTMDFLVNKMGYSLTRIAKQPSFLTRSLEKRIMPRALFARELISQGLVNEFKLSVLFDASEKVFIRMYIDRFVNKAPELLKLYREKLKISGKKHRSELA from the coding sequence ATGTTTTATTTCATGTTTAGAACTAGTTTTCTTCATGGGAAGCAAACCATTGCAGCCTCTCAAAGTTCCAATCTTGTCATCTTTAAACGATCAATTGGTCTTAGATTATTCTCCAATAGCTCAAATGGACACTCATTTACGGTTTCATACCTTACAAGAAAATGTGGATTCTCCCCAGAATTGGCTTCTCGGGTTTCAAATTTTGTTCGTTTTGAAACCCCTGAAAAGCCTGATTCTCTGATTGTTTTCCTGGAAAATCATGGGTTTTCACGAACCCAAATCGTAAATCTCATCAAAAGACGGCCGACTTTACTTCTTTCTGATACTGAGAAAACCCTTTTGCCCAAATTAGAGTTTCTTTACTCCATAGGTTTTTCAAGGCTTGAGCTTGCTAAGCTCTTGAGTGATTATCCTACATTGTTGAGATTTAGTTTAGAGAAACGAATTATCCCTTCATTTAATTTACTTAGGAATTTGTTTCAATCTGATGATAAGGCTATTAAGTCTATAAAACGATATGCTGGTATTCTAGTATCCGATTTCGAGAAGAGTTTGCTTCCGAATATGAATATTTTGAGAGGAATCGGAGTCCCCGAATCGAATATTCTTTTGCAGCTTCATCGTAAGCCTAGAACACTGATGTTTAATCCGGTTCGACTTGAGGAGATTGTTGAGGAAGTCAAAAGAATGGGGATTGATTCTTCGAGGAAGAAGTTTCTTGTTGCGGTTTACGCTTTCAGATCAATGAGCAAATCCACATTAGAGAAGAAGATTGATGTTTATAGGAGATGGGGTTGGTCTGACCAAGCGATTAACGAAGCTTTCCGGAGGTATCCAATGTGTATGACGGTTTCAGAGGATAAGATCATGTCTACAATGGATTTTCTGGTGAACAAAATGGGCTACAGTTTGACTCGCATTGCCAAACAACCGAGTTTCTTAACACGGAGCTTAGAGAAGAGGATTATGCCAAGGGCATTGTTTGCTCGAGAATTGATATCACAAGGTTTggttaatgaatttaaattgtctGTATTGTTTGACGCATCGGAAAAGGTGTTCATTAGAATGTATATTGACCGTTTCGTAAACAAAGCACCCGAGCTCTTGAAGCTTTACAGAGAAAAACTCAAGATTTCAGGAAAAAAACATAGAAGTGAGTTAGCATAG
- the LOC107936114 gene encoding transcription termination factor MTERF15, mitochondrial isoform X2 — protein MFYRRWHRASVHSFSARKSDSIFRAKQELHRKPRTLMFNPVRLEEIVEEVKRMGIDSSRKKFLVAVYAFRSMSKSTLEKKIDVYRRWGWSDQAINEAFRRYPMCMTVSEDKIMSTMDFLVNKMGYSLTRIAKQPSFLTRSLEKRIMPRALFARELISQGLVNEFKLSVLFDASEKVFIRMYIDRFVNKAPELLKLYREKLKISGKKHRSELA, from the exons ATGTTTTACCGGCGCTGGCACAGAGCTTCAGTTCACTCATTTTCCGCTAGAAAATCCGATTCTATCTTTAGGGCAAAACAAGAG CTTCATCGTAAGCCTAGAACACTGATGTTTAATCCGGTTCGACTTGAGGAGATTGTTGAGGAAGTCAAAAGAATGGGGATTGATTCTTCGAGGAAGAAGTTTCTTGTTGCGGTTTACGCTTTCAGATCAATGAGCAAATCCACATTAGAGAAGAAGATTGATGTTTATAGGAGATGGGGTTGGTCTGACCAAGCGATTAACGAAGCTTTCCGGAGGTATCCAATGTGTATGACGGTTTCAGAGGATAAGATCATGTCTACAATGGATTTTCTGGTGAACAAAATGGGCTACAGTTTGACTCGCATTGCCAAACAACCGAGTTTCTTAACACGGAGCTTAGAGAAGAGGATTATGCCAAGGGCATTGTTTGCTCGAGAATTGATATCACAAGGTTTggttaatgaatttaaattgtctGTATTGTTTGACGCATCGGAAAAGGTGTTCATTAGAATGTATATTGACCGTTTCGTAAACAAAGCACCCGAGCTCTTGAAGCTTTACAGAGAAAAACTCAAGATTTCAGGAAAAAAACATAGAAGTGAGTTAGCATAG